A window of the Desulfovibrio sp. Fe33 genome harbors these coding sequences:
- a CDS encoding ABC transporter permease: MLPLNLTIAVSSLSAHKLRAVLAMLGVFLGALAFTGVQHVSKIMVRQAEMETEKLGPNLYAVLAGAVRFTRGGAMRISGGSRNFVLSDAQALIDSVPSVVDGTPFVTTTMTVRGGGNAVDAQIMACWPSYQEIRSFHPDTGRFFSWREVEDRAKVCVLGRKIAQRLYGRPEAAVGRDLYMFRASFRVIGVMEEKGRDVSGTDQDETLLLPLTTYMRRASNQQWLSGVYLRLAKDAGLDMVNESVNAIMRERHRIDPGEDDDFSSMSAADAIKLQRQALDLMTTLGGITSTISFAVGGMGILSIMILVVRSRRVEIGVRRAVGGRRRDIVRQFLFESGLMAAVGGGLGVAVTVILVLVGCTLADLPVIIDPASLATTLIGSCLLGVAAGAYPAWQAANIEILDVLRS; this comes from the coding sequence ATGCTGCCCCTGAACCTGACCATTGCGGTATCGTCCCTGTCGGCCCACAAGCTGCGCGCCGTGCTCGCCATGCTCGGGGTGTTCCTGGGGGCGCTGGCCTTTACCGGAGTGCAGCATGTCTCCAAGATCATGGTCCGACAGGCCGAGATGGAGACGGAGAAGCTCGGTCCCAACCTCTACGCCGTGCTTGCCGGGGCGGTCCGCTTCACCAGGGGCGGCGCAATGCGGATTTCGGGCGGATCGCGCAACTTTGTCCTGTCAGACGCCCAGGCCCTCATCGATTCCGTACCCTCGGTGGTGGACGGCACGCCCTTCGTCACCACGACCATGACCGTACGCGGCGGCGGCAACGCGGTCGATGCCCAGATAATGGCCTGCTGGCCGAGCTATCAGGAAATTCGCAGCTTTCATCCGGACACCGGCCGTTTCTTCAGTTGGCGCGAGGTGGAGGACCGGGCCAAGGTCTGCGTGCTCGGGCGCAAGATCGCGCAACGTTTGTACGGCAGGCCGGAAGCCGCCGTTGGGCGTGACCTCTACATGTTTCGGGCCAGCTTCCGGGTCATCGGCGTCATGGAGGAGAAAGGGCGCGACGTGTCCGGCACCGACCAGGACGAAACCCTGCTCCTGCCCCTGACGACCTACATGCGCCGGGCCAGCAATCAGCAGTGGCTTTCCGGGGTCTATCTGCGCCTGGCCAAGGACGCCGGGCTGGACATGGTCAACGAGTCGGTCAACGCGATCATGCGCGAACGGCACCGGATCGACCCGGGCGAGGACGACGACTTCAGCTCCATGTCCGCAGCCGACGCCATCAAACTGCAACGGCAGGCCCTGGACCTGATGACCACCCTGGGCGGAATCACCTCGACCATTTCGTTCGCAGTGGGAGGCATGGGCATCCTGTCCATCATGATCCTGGTGGTCCGCTCCCGCCGCGTGGAAATCGGCGTTCGCCGCGCCGTGGGCGGGCGCAGGCGGGACATCGTCCGGCAGTTCCTGTTCGAATCCGGGCTCATGGCGGCCGTGGGCGGCGGGCTGGGCGTGGCCGTGACCGTTATCCTCGTTCTGGTCGGCTGTACCCTTGCCGATCTGCCCGTCATCATCGACCCCGCCAGCCTGGCCACAACGTTGATCGGGTCATGCCTACTGGGCGTCGCGGCCGGAGCCTACCCCGCCTGGCAGGCCGCCAATATCGAGATTTTGGACGTTCTCAGGTCGTGA
- a CDS encoding DUF3431 domain-containing protein translates to MRDDIRVIIARYCEDVSWADALGFDHVIYDKGGGLGPDARVLPNIGREAHTYFSHIVAEYDALAPVNVFLQGDPFDHLDDRGRATVETLRERLEDAADRRVPFKGLAWFKLKSDALGRPHDLRKPENEGRWAGWGRDIPVGEVFERIFGAPMPREIVCRAPTGNFCVTGERIRTRPKAFYEFCLELTEADPRDERNTGHAFERLWQHIFNGNTVWNRDRYE, encoded by the coding sequence ATGCGCGACGACATCAGGGTAATCATCGCCAGGTACTGCGAGGACGTGTCCTGGGCCGACGCCCTGGGGTTCGATCACGTGATCTACGACAAGGGCGGCGGCCTCGGTCCGGACGCCCGCGTCCTGCCGAATATCGGTCGGGAGGCGCACACCTATTTCAGCCATATTGTGGCCGAGTACGACGCCCTTGCTCCGGTGAACGTCTTTTTGCAGGGCGACCCTTTCGATCACCTTGATGATCGCGGGCGGGCGACGGTCGAGACCCTGCGGGAGCGGCTCGAGGATGCGGCCGACAGGCGCGTGCCCTTCAAGGGGCTGGCCTGGTTCAAGCTCAAAAGCGACGCGCTGGGCAGGCCGCACGACCTGCGGAAACCCGAAAACGAGGGGCGCTGGGCCGGTTGGGGACGCGATATCCCGGTGGGCGAGGTGTTCGAGCGCATTTTTGGCGCGCCCATGCCGCGCGAGATCGTCTGCCGCGCTCCAACGGGCAATTTTTGCGTGACCGGCGAACGCATACGGACGCGGCCCAAGGCCTTTTACGAGTTCTGTCTGGAACTCACCGAGGCGGACCCGCGCGACGAGCGCAATACTGGCCACGCCTTCGAACGGCTTTGGCAGCACATTTTCAACGGCAATACGGTCTGGAACCGGGACCGCTATGAATAG
- a CDS encoding LarC family nickel insertion protein has protein sequence MNTVYLDCSTGVSGDMLLSALSHALEEWRGPGRGFEHLENELARLGLDGFGLEWSVKRIAGIRTMHVDVLQTREQPLRHYSDLCAIIGQSGLEGRAADRAMEALRLLGEAEAKVHGVDLEQVHFHEIGAVDTLADICGSMLLLDALEAESVVCSPVDLGSGFVDCAHGRMSVPAPACAELAKGLISFGSDCSMERATPTGLAILRTVADGFGPLPLGTLLGVGYGSGGRSSDEQPTYVRAMLLEKVSE, from the coding sequence ATGAACACGGTATATCTCGACTGCTCCACGGGTGTGAGCGGCGACATGCTGCTCTCGGCCCTGAGTCACGCCCTTGAGGAATGGCGCGGTCCGGGACGGGGCTTTGAGCATCTCGAAAACGAACTGGCCCGCCTGGGTCTGGATGGTTTCGGACTCGAATGGTCAGTGAAGCGGATTGCGGGCATCCGCACCATGCACGTTGACGTGCTTCAGACACGCGAACAGCCTTTGCGCCACTATTCGGACCTGTGCGCCATCATCGGACAAAGCGGCCTTGAAGGGCGGGCAGCCGACCGGGCGATGGAGGCCTTGAGGCTGCTCGGCGAGGCCGAAGCAAAGGTCCACGGCGTGGATTTGGAACAAGTGCATTTCCATGAAATCGGGGCTGTGGACACCCTTGCGGACATTTGCGGTTCAATGCTTCTCCTGGACGCGCTGGAGGCCGAAAGCGTGGTCTGTAGCCCGGTGGATCTCGGGTCCGGTTTCGTGGACTGCGCTCACGGCAGAATGTCAGTTCCGGCACCGGCTTGCGCGGAACTGGCCAAAGGCTTGATCTCCTTCGGATCAGACTGCTCCATGGAGCGGGCCACACCCACTGGCCTTGCCATCTTGCGGACTGTTGCGGACGGCTTCGGCCCCCTGCCCCTCGGCACTCTCCTCGGCGTGGGCTACGGCTCGGGCGGACGGTCATCGGACGAACAACCGACCTACGTCCGCGCCATGCTCCTGGAGAAGGTTTCGGAATAG
- the larB gene encoding nickel pincer cofactor biosynthesis protein LarB, with the protein MSLDHLLDEFAAGRVSRENLKKELLRQSFIETGCAKIDQLRELRTGGPEVVYCAGKSPEQVASIFDHLNRHNGRALGTKADQAHFEAVRTVAKARFDPVSGLLSIGEPPVPLAGKVVVVSAGTSDMSVAEEAAGTAEFLGSRVDRHFDCGVAGIHRLFSVMDDLNGASVIVAVAGMEGALPSVVGGLALPPIVAVPTSVGYGANFQGLAALLTMMNSCAPGIGVVNIDNGFGAGYLAHKINMLACAAGTDNDE; encoded by the coding sequence ATGAGCCTGGACCATCTGTTGGATGAATTCGCAGCCGGGCGCGTATCGCGGGAAAATTTGAAGAAGGAGTTGCTCCGGCAGTCCTTTATCGAAACCGGTTGCGCCAAGATCGACCAGTTGCGGGAGCTGCGCACCGGCGGCCCCGAGGTGGTCTATTGCGCGGGCAAAAGTCCCGAACAGGTGGCGTCCATATTCGATCATCTCAACCGCCACAACGGGCGGGCGCTCGGCACCAAGGCCGACCAGGCTCATTTCGAGGCCGTGCGGACCGTGGCGAAGGCCCGTTTCGATCCCGTGTCGGGGCTGCTGTCCATCGGAGAGCCGCCTGTGCCGCTGGCGGGCAAGGTGGTGGTCGTTTCGGCCGGGACATCGGATATGTCCGTGGCCGAGGAGGCTGCCGGAACGGCAGAATTCCTGGGGAGCCGCGTGGACCGGCATTTCGACTGCGGCGTGGCGGGCATCCATCGGCTTTTTTCCGTCATGGACGATCTCAACGGCGCATCGGTGATCGTGGCCGTGGCGGGCATGGAGGGCGCCCTGCCCTCCGTTGTCGGAGGACTGGCCTTGCCGCCCATCGTGGCGGTGCCCACCAGCGTGGGATACGGGGCCAACTTTCAAGGTCTGGCCGCCCTTCTGACCATGATGAACTCCTGCGCCCCGGGCATCGGGGTGGTGAATATCGATAATGGATTCGGCGCGGGCTATCTCGCGCACAAGATCAATATGCTGGCGTGCGCCGCCGGGACGGACAACGACGAATGA
- a CDS encoding asparagine synthase-related protein — MSLQHLASLIAERAGEGRAAVALSGGVDSGLAAAAAFMALGDKAVACTVASEVTPKRERARAAEVAACIGIEHRVLEISALSSTAVRRNSADRCYHCKRLVFKAVRDSVGDALLLDGTNAEDDPARPGLRAVREYAVFSVLAEAGLDKPGIRSLAHEAGLPNWNDPSESCLATRIPVGVALSAEELNRVAALETFLHSLGAYTVRVRPDNLMATVEHLPQLSGIMLENRDKIVAVAQVIGFESCRFKEWSE, encoded by the coding sequence ATGAGCCTCCAACATCTCGCCTCTCTCATCGCCGAACGCGCGGGTGAAGGCCGCGCTGCCGTTGCCCTGTCCGGCGGGGTGGACAGCGGACTGGCCGCCGCCGCCGCGTTTATGGCGCTCGGCGACAAGGCCGTGGCCTGCACTGTCGCCAGTGAAGTGACTCCCAAGCGGGAGCGGGCCCGCGCTGCGGAAGTGGCCGCCTGCATCGGCATCGAACACCGCGTTCTGGAAATATCCGCCCTCTCTTCAACAGCGGTCCGCCGCAACTCCGCCGACCGTTGTTATCACTGCAAGCGATTGGTTTTCAAAGCGGTGCGCGACAGTGTCGGCGACGCACTGCTTCTCGACGGGACCAATGCGGAGGATGACCCGGCAAGGCCTGGGCTGCGCGCGGTGCGCGAGTATGCGGTGTTTTCCGTCCTTGCGGAGGCCGGGTTGGACAAGCCGGGCATCAGGAGCCTTGCGCACGAGGCCGGGCTGCCCAATTGGAATGATCCGTCCGAGAGCTGTCTGGCCACCCGCATCCCGGTGGGCGTAGCGCTTTCGGCCGAAGAATTGAACCGGGTTGCCGCGCTGGAAACCTTCCTCCACTCGCTCGGGGCCTACACGGTAAGGGTCCGCCCTGATAATCTGATGGCAACCGTTGAACATCTCCCACAACTTTCTGGAATAATGTTGGAAAACCGTGATAAAATCGTGGCCGTGGCGCAGGTGATCGGGTTTGAATCATGCCGTTTCAAGGAGTGGAGCGAATGA
- a CDS encoding MATE family efflux transporter, whose protein sequence is MNPVKRWNAQGGYREALNIGLPLVVSMISNTAMTFTDRIFLGNYSLEALGAALPANVMAFLFLSFFMGVSEYVNVFIAQYTGACRPENVGRALWQGIWFCIPSGLCLAALGFLAEPLFQLGGHPEELRRLEIVYFQILTVGSLPCLLGLCLSNFFAGRGLTKPVMLISIGGIFINIPLDYCLINGVGPFPEMGIAGAGLATVIGFVVPLIVYTLLIFTPRNERTFKVLSGWRLDREMFGRFLKYGLPGGVQFFLDIFAISFFVFIVGRFGSVELASTSAVFSIYNLAFMPTIGLHVAASIMVGQAMGDNNPDRAAFATHSVLHLALAYMIVMAVVFWVMPEYLLNLFRASGDAGADFDAVLEMGKTLMRYAAVFTVCDAVVIVYMGGLKGAGDTRFIMLVMGTASIASIVIPMLVLSWLGITNIHWPWLFLLVYVVVLAVIFTARFIRGPWRRIDLIGRGDRSEMG, encoded by the coding sequence ATGAATCCGGTGAAACGTTGGAACGCGCAAGGCGGGTACAGAGAGGCCCTGAATATCGGGCTGCCGCTGGTCGTGAGCATGATCTCCAACACGGCCATGACCTTTACGGACCGCATCTTTCTTGGCAACTACTCTTTAGAGGCCTTGGGAGCCGCCCTTCCGGCCAATGTCATGGCCTTCCTGTTCCTCTCCTTTTTCATGGGCGTGTCCGAATACGTCAACGTCTTCATCGCCCAGTACACCGGCGCGTGTCGCCCGGAAAACGTTGGCCGCGCCCTTTGGCAGGGTATCTGGTTCTGCATTCCCTCCGGGCTGTGCCTCGCCGCGCTCGGGTTTCTCGCGGAGCCGCTGTTCCAACTGGGGGGACACCCCGAGGAACTGCGCAGGCTTGAGATCGTGTATTTCCAGATTCTCACGGTGGGCAGCCTCCCCTGCCTGCTCGGGTTGTGCCTGTCCAATTTCTTTGCCGGACGCGGGCTGACCAAACCGGTCATGCTTATTAGTATCGGCGGCATTTTCATCAATATCCCGCTTGATTATTGTCTCATAAACGGCGTGGGTCCGTTCCCAGAAATGGGCATCGCCGGTGCCGGACTGGCGACCGTGATCGGTTTTGTCGTGCCGCTGATCGTCTATACCCTGCTGATCTTCACGCCCCGGAACGAGCGGACGTTCAAGGTCTTGTCCGGCTGGCGGCTCGATCGCGAGATGTTCGGGCGGTTCCTGAAATATGGTCTGCCCGGCGGCGTACAGTTCTTCCTGGACATATTCGCCATTTCCTTTTTCGTCTTCATTGTTGGAAGGTTCGGGTCTGTTGAACTGGCTTCGACAAGCGCGGTCTTTTCCATCTACAATCTCGCCTTCATGCCCACCATCGGCCTGCACGTGGCCGCCAGCATCATGGTCGGCCAGGCCATGGGGGACAACAACCCGGACCGGGCGGCATTCGCCACCCACTCGGTCCTGCATCTGGCCTTGGCCTATATGATCGTCATGGCGGTGGTTTTCTGGGTCATGCCCGAGTATCTTCTCAACCTGTTCCGCGCCAGCGGCGACGCCGGAGCCGATTTCGACGCGGTTCTGGAAATGGGGAAAACCCTCATGCGTTACGCCGCCGTGTTCACCGTGTGCGACGCTGTGGTCATCGTGTACATGGGCGGGCTCAAGGGGGCCGGGGATACGCGGTTCATCATGCTTGTGATGGGAACAGCGTCCATCGCCAGCATCGTCATTCCCATGCTCGTGCTGAGCTGGCTGGGTATCACCAACATCCATTGGCCATGGCTGTTCCTGCTCGTCTACGTGGTCGTCCTGGCCGTCATCTTCACGGCACGGTTCATTCGCGGCCCATGGCGGCGCATCGACCTCATAGGGCGCGGTGACAGGTCTGAAATGGGTTGA
- a CDS encoding MarR family winged helix-turn-helix transcriptional regulator yields MSRFQRLYSKGLSKRLDAHGVKPGYLDVFFRLWEEDGITQKALHESMDVEQATLSNTLKRMERDGFLVRERNPDDRRQSVIALTLTGASLRKIVMSAIDDIQAVVNTRLSFNDRRYFRRILTQMTDQLVQDLDDATLVLLDEVDDSDDDTVLLVDEIQK; encoded by the coding sequence ATGTCCCGCTTTCAACGGCTTTATTCGAAAGGGCTGTCGAAACGGCTCGACGCCCACGGCGTCAAGCCGGGATATCTCGACGTGTTCTTCCGGCTCTGGGAAGAGGACGGCATAACCCAAAAGGCGCTGCACGAGTCCATGGATGTGGAGCAGGCCACCTTGTCCAACACCCTCAAACGGATGGAGCGAGACGGTTTTCTCGTCCGGGAACGCAACCCTGACGACCGCAGACAGTCCGTCATCGCCCTTACCCTCACCGGCGCCAGCCTGCGCAAGATCGTCATGTCCGCCATCGACGACATTCAGGCCGTGGTCAACACTCGCCTCAGCTTCAACGATCGTCGGTATTTCCGGCGCATCCTCACCCAGATGACCGACCAGCTCGTACAGGACCTGGATGACGCCACCCTGGTGCTGCTCGACGAAGTGGACGACTCGGACGACGATACCGTCCTGCTCGTCGACGAAATCCAAAAATAG
- a CDS encoding helix-turn-helix domain-containing protein has product MMDNSDAPRPPTLLTVREVADYLRVHQRTAYRLITSGAIRAVKIGSQWRVPEPALMEFLESGMNASVSTGKKKTEPDQFKLPLD; this is encoded by the coding sequence ATGATGGACAACTCAGATGCGCCCAGACCGCCCACGCTGCTTACCGTGCGGGAAGTTGCGGACTATTTACGGGTACACCAGAGAACCGCATACAGGCTGATTACGAGCGGCGCCATTCGGGCCGTGAAGATCGGAAGCCAATGGCGGGTGCCCGAACCGGCGCTGATGGAATTTTTAGAGAGTGGAATGAATGCCTCGGTTTCCACGGGCAAGAAGAAAACCGAGCCGGATCAATTCAAACTCCCTCTGGACTAA
- a CDS encoding ATP-dependent 6-phosphofructokinase — protein sequence MKRLDFITEIPSLGAAKIQSPLKNARFVDESVPVTLMLTSGELTELDADILQKDFEKAGPRERIYFDASKARCAVVTCGGVCPGINDVIRAIVNEAHYHYGVRHVLGISNGLRGFIPKYGYEVKVLTPESVSHIHQFGGTILGSSRGLQDPVEIVDSLDRLNINILFVIGGDGAMRAARAIVDEISARKRNIAVIGIPKTIDNDINFITRSFGFDTAVEKAAEVIQCAHVEATGMDMGVGLVKLMGREAGFIAAQATLAMQEVNFLLVPEQPFSLYGEGGLLQVVETRLKERKHTIIVCAEGAGQDLLGGEPERDPSGNPKLGDICGLIIRELEGYAESKDFEINIKFIDPSYLIRSIPANAGDRVYCGFLGQNAVHAAMAGKTDMVITRLKSSMVHLPLHLVAAERRRINTNSDWWSSVMEATGQREFLK from the coding sequence ATGAAACGACTCGACTTTATCACTGAGATACCAAGTCTCGGCGCAGCCAAGATCCAGTCGCCACTCAAAAACGCGAGATTCGTGGACGAATCCGTGCCGGTGACGCTGATGCTCACCTCAGGCGAACTGACCGAGCTGGATGCGGATATCCTGCAAAAGGATTTCGAAAAAGCCGGACCGCGCGAACGCATCTACTTCGACGCCTCCAAGGCCCGGTGCGCCGTGGTCACCTGCGGCGGCGTCTGCCCCGGCATCAACGACGTCATTCGGGCTATCGTCAACGAGGCCCACTATCACTACGGTGTACGTCATGTGCTCGGTATCAGCAACGGGCTTCGCGGCTTCATCCCCAAGTACGGCTACGAGGTCAAGGTGCTCACGCCCGAGTCGGTTTCCCATATCCACCAGTTCGGCGGCACGATTCTCGGCTCATCGCGCGGGCTGCAAGACCCTGTGGAAATAGTCGATTCACTGGATCGGCTGAATATCAACATACTTTTCGTCATCGGCGGCGACGGGGCCATGCGCGCCGCGCGGGCCATCGTCGACGAGATATCCGCCCGGAAGCGGAATATCGCGGTCATCGGCATACCCAAGACCATCGACAACGATATCAATTTCATAACCCGGTCCTTCGGGTTTGATACCGCTGTGGAAAAGGCGGCCGAAGTCATCCAGTGCGCACACGTTGAAGCCACGGGCATGGACATGGGCGTGGGGCTGGTCAAGCTCATGGGCCGGGAGGCGGGCTTCATCGCGGCCCAGGCGACGCTTGCCATGCAGGAGGTCAATTTTCTCCTCGTTCCGGAACAGCCGTTCTCCCTGTACGGCGAAGGTGGTCTCCTCCAGGTCGTCGAAACTCGTCTCAAGGAGCGGAAGCACACGATCATAGTCTGCGCCGAGGGGGCCGGGCAGGACTTGCTTGGCGGCGAGCCGGAACGGGACCCGTCCGGCAATCCCAAGCTGGGCGATATCTGCGGGCTTATCATTCGCGAACTTGAGGGCTATGCCGAATCAAAAGATTTCGAGATCAACATAAAATTTATCGATCCCAGCTACTTGATTCGCTCCATCCCGGCAAACGCCGGAGATCGGGTGTATTGCGGTTTCCTGGGCCAGAATGCCGTCCACGCCGCCATGGCGGGAAAGACCGATATGGTCATCACCAGGCTTAAATCAAGCATGGTGCATCTCCCGCTGCATCTCGTCGCCGCCGAACGCCGCCGCATCAACACCAATTCCGACTGGTGGTCGTCGGTGATGGAAGCCACTGGCCAGAGAGAGTTTCTGAAGTAG
- the rfaE1 gene encoding D-glycero-beta-D-manno-heptose-7-phosphate kinase, protein MSHELILKAVKALEGHKVMIIGDLMLDHYLMGGVERISPEAPVPVVRVEKESFLLGGAGNVARNIADLGGKPLLIGAVGTDGNGSVLEDLCNQAGLSTRLIQDGSRPTTVKTRIIAHNQQVVRVDQERVGPLSPDELDTLFIILEENLPEYSVVILSDYGKGFISREFMDRFMPMISSRSTPPLVLVDPKTVNYDLYQGVDLLTPNTKEASEGANLPVTDRKSVIEAGRAIFKRLGCRNLLITLGPDGMALFEGEGSIRHIPTFARKVFDVTGAGDTVIATTGLALAAGMDLLTACTLANYAAGVVVGQVGAATATPDDLRETVIELPEPQVSFWQE, encoded by the coding sequence ATGTCACATGAACTGATTCTGAAAGCCGTCAAAGCCCTAGAGGGCCACAAGGTCATGATAATCGGTGATCTCATGTTGGATCACTACCTCATGGGCGGCGTCGAGCGCATTTCGCCTGAAGCTCCTGTGCCCGTGGTCCGCGTTGAGAAGGAATCCTTCCTTCTGGGCGGCGCGGGCAACGTGGCCAGAAACATCGCAGACCTGGGCGGCAAGCCCCTGCTTATCGGAGCCGTGGGCACGGACGGCAACGGTTCCGTACTTGAAGACCTCTGCAACCAGGCCGGATTGAGCACCAGGCTTATCCAGGACGGAAGCCGTCCCACCACGGTCAAGACGCGCATCATCGCGCACAACCAGCAGGTGGTTCGCGTGGATCAGGAACGGGTCGGTCCACTCTCCCCCGATGAGCTCGACACACTGTTCATCATCTTGGAAGAGAACCTCCCGGAATATTCCGTGGTCATCCTGTCCGACTACGGCAAGGGGTTCATTTCCAGGGAATTCATGGATCGCTTCATGCCGATGATTTCGTCCCGGTCCACCCCGCCGCTGGTTTTGGTCGACCCCAAAACCGTCAACTACGACCTCTACCAGGGCGTCGACCTGCTGACCCCCAATACAAAGGAAGCCAGCGAGGGCGCGAATCTTCCTGTTACCGACCGGAAATCCGTCATTGAAGCAGGCCGGGCCATCTTCAAGCGTCTCGGCTGTCGGAATCTTCTCATTACCTTGGGACCTGACGGTATGGCCCTGTTCGAGGGCGAAGGCTCAATTCGCCATATCCCGACCTTCGCGCGCAAGGTCTTCGACGTCACCGGCGCGGGCGATACGGTCATCGCCACCACCGGCCTGGCCCTTGCGGCCGGTATGGACCTGCTGACCGCCTGTACCCTGGCCAACTATGCCGCTGGCGTGGTCGTCGGCCAGGTGGGCGCGGCCACGGCTACCCCTGATGATCTCAGGGAAACCGTGATCGAGCTTCCTGAACCGCAGGTGAGCTTCTGGCAGGAATGA
- a CDS encoding ParB/RepB/Spo0J family partition protein gives MTLSNRGLGRGLDALLGGVREDEKVTSDAAEVRLIPVGAIRPNPHQPRREFSEEALNDLTASIQTRGVLQPVLVRPLGGGKYELVAGERRLRASKKAGLEEIPSLVREMTDQESLAIALIENLQREDLNSVEEALGYQRLQQEFGLSQEELARQVGKSRSAVANSLRLLNLPESVQADIQQNVLSAGHGRAIMAVSDPEPQAELHRRIAENGLTVRQAEAQASFFKQNGRLPGADEVGASPSSRSAKAEPRPIDPRLEALQDELSDMLGLTVKISGSPEKGKLTVSYKAEDDLRSVAEKFGVQFQ, from the coding sequence ATGACATTGAGCAACAGGGGATTGGGACGTGGACTCGACGCGCTGCTCGGCGGCGTGCGCGAGGACGAGAAAGTCACTTCCGATGCTGCCGAGGTGCGCCTCATTCCGGTGGGAGCCATCAGACCCAACCCGCACCAGCCCCGGCGCGAATTTTCCGAAGAGGCGCTCAACGATCTGACCGCGTCCATTCAGACACGCGGTGTGCTCCAGCCCGTCCTGGTCCGCCCTCTCGGCGGAGGCAAGTATGAGCTGGTGGCCGGAGAGCGCCGGTTGCGCGCCTCCAAAAAAGCGGGACTGGAGGAAATCCCCTCCCTGGTCAGGGAAATGACCGACCAGGAAAGCCTGGCCATCGCCCTGATCGAGAACCTCCAGCGGGAGGATTTGAACTCGGTCGAAGAGGCACTTGGGTATCAGCGGCTTCAGCAGGAATTCGGCCTGAGCCAGGAAGAACTGGCCCGCCAGGTGGGCAAAAGCCGTTCGGCCGTGGCCAACTCCCTGCGGTTGCTCAACCTGCCTGAATCGGTCCAGGCGGACATTCAGCAAAACGTGCTGTCGGCCGGACATGGCCGTGCGATCATGGCTGTGAGCGATCCCGAGCCTCAGGCCGAACTGCATCGCCGTATCGCAGAAAACGGGCTGACCGTGCGGCAGGCCGAGGCTCAGGCGTCCTTCTTCAAGCAGAACGGACGGCTCCCCGGGGCCGACGAGGTCGGGGCGTCGCCCTCCTCTAGAAGCGCCAAAGCCGAACCTCGTCCCATCGACCCCCGTCTGGAGGCTTTGCAGGATGAGCTTTCCGATATGTTGGGACTTACGGTTAAAATCTCCGGCTCTCCGGAAAAAGGTAAGTTGACGGTGAGTTACAAGGCTGAAGATGATTTGCGGTCGGTTGCGGAAAAGTTTGGAGTCCAGTTCCAATAA
- a CDS encoding ParA family protein: MARRIVIANQKGGVGKTTTAINLAASLSVMEKRVLLVDCDPQGNASSGLGFYPGDKRENVYTVLFEPKNIHKAIYETGVPFLDILPGTQDLVGAEIELVDKFGREYYLRELIEQVDGEYDFILIDCPPSLGLLTVNALCAATELLVPLQCEYYALEGIAQLLMTYELVRKRLNQGLDILGVVLTMYDSRNRLSWQVKNEVRKAFPQHLFETIIPRNVRLSEAPSFGKPVINYDIKSRGAEAYLALAQEVERSATAGA, from the coding sequence GTGGCGAGAAGAATCGTGATTGCGAACCAGAAAGGCGGGGTGGGCAAGACCACTACCGCCATCAACCTGGCGGCTTCCCTGTCCGTGATGGAAAAGCGCGTTCTCCTGGTGGATTGCGATCCCCAGGGCAATGCGTCCAGCGGGCTGGGTTTCTACCCGGGGGACAAACGGGAGAATGTCTATACGGTGTTGTTCGAACCGAAGAACATCCATAAGGCAATCTACGAAACCGGGGTCCCCTTCCTCGACATCCTGCCGGGGACTCAGGACCTGGTGGGCGCTGAAATCGAGTTGGTGGACAAGTTCGGCCGTGAATACTATCTGCGCGAACTCATCGAGCAGGTGGATGGCGAGTATGACTTCATTCTCATAGACTGCCCCCCTTCCCTCGGACTGCTGACCGTGAACGCCTTGTGCGCGGCGACGGAACTGCTTGTGCCCTTGCAGTGCGAGTACTATGCGTTGGAAGGCATCGCTCAGTTGCTCATGACCTATGAGCTGGTACGCAAAAGACTCAACCAGGGGCTGGATATCCTCGGCGTGGTTCTGACCATGTACGATTCACGCAACAGACTTTCGTGGCAGGTGAAGAATGAGGTGCGGAAGGCTTTCCCTCAACACCTGTTCGAGACGATCATTCCAAGGAACGTGCGTCTCTCCGAGGCTCCGAGCTTTGGTAAGCCCGTGATCAACTATGATATCAAGTCGCGGGGAGCGGAGGCGTATCTGGCCCTGGCTCAGGAAGTGGAGCGTAGCGCTACGGCCGGGGCTTAA